A genomic stretch from Desulfotignum balticum DSM 7044 includes:
- a CDS encoding endonuclease/exonuclease/phosphatase family protein, producing MNTLKILSYNIHSCRNMDRRYNPARTAKLIAGFHADIIALQEVDVGHRRSGYINQAAYLADHMDMSFDFFTLKESPSGRYGLAILSRFPVHDLNCGCLPAAFAAKPMENRGVMMARVETPMGGVQVLNTHLGLRAKDRKLQAAALAGSSWICNDLNSGLPVILCGDFNAGPGSFVYKTLCRHLFDIQKVYKNRRYPRPTFASWLPVRRIDHIFISRHFFVKDVKVPMNYETRMVSDHLPLYGEIAITPS from the coding sequence ATGAACACCCTGAAAATTCTCAGTTATAATATTCATTCCTGCCGGAACATGGACCGCAGATACAATCCTGCCAGAACGGCCAAACTGATTGCAGGCTTCCATGCGGATATTATTGCACTCCAGGAAGTGGATGTCGGTCACCGGCGTTCCGGTTATATCAACCAGGCGGCCTATCTGGCTGATCACATGGATATGTCGTTTGATTTTTTTACACTCAAGGAAAGCCCCAGCGGCAGATATGGTTTGGCCATCCTGAGCCGGTTCCCCGTACATGACCTGAACTGCGGGTGCCTGCCGGCCGCGTTTGCAGCAAAACCGATGGAAAACCGCGGGGTGATGATGGCCAGGGTCGAAACACCAATGGGAGGTGTACAGGTGTTGAATACCCACCTGGGCCTGCGGGCCAAAGACCGCAAACTGCAGGCCGCGGCCCTGGCCGGCAGCAGCTGGATCTGCAATGATCTTAATTCCGGGCTGCCCGTGATCCTGTGCGGTGATTTTAATGCCGGCCCGGGATCGTTTGTGTACAAAACCCTTTGCCGGCATCTTTTTGACATCCAGAAGGTGTATAAAAACAGGCGGTACCCAAGGCCGACCTTTGCTTCCTGGCTGCCGGTCCGGCGGATTGATCACATTTTTATTTCCCGCCATTTCTTTGTAAAGGATGTCAAAGTGCCCATGAATTATGAAACCCGCATGGTATCGGATCATCTGCCTTTGTACGGGGAAATTGCCATCACGCCATCGTGA
- a CDS encoding sulfurtransferase: MKKNNSLRYVTLALVLFLGLLWSLVSASQQENSYPNSRFVAYPQWLKAHIDDTDLVIADVRTDDHFDGALIPGAIRLPWSMFQHNDIGDDVASTFIGIARAQEILGRHGITPKDTIVLYDSVERDGGATASYVFWVLDILGHENKKILVQGIDGWRDAGYDLVTTPGETKPLLYQAPAKKIQKHQLITGDFVYQQLGDFCYQIIDVRSQAEYIGEKGTKGLDGTPLKLGHIPTAVNINYQDAWTDLDTKGIKPYAQLQTLYAGLDASRAVIVYCNSGRRSSFSYFILRLMGFDRVYTYEPSWKEWGNPDKFFPVETRENTLAGSMLPTPSTETQTVSTRKSDTKTSQDRSGSGKPAGGYMSCGG, encoded by the coding sequence ATGAAAAAAAACAACAGTTTAAGGTATGTGACCCTGGCGCTGGTTCTGTTTCTGGGCCTTTTGTGGTCATTGGTTTCAGCCTCCCAGCAGGAAAACAGCTACCCCAACTCCCGCTTTGTGGCATATCCCCAGTGGCTCAAGGCCCATATAGATGATACAGACCTGGTCATCGCGGATGTCAGAACAGATGACCATTTTGACGGGGCATTGATCCCCGGTGCCATACGGCTTCCCTGGTCCATGTTCCAGCATAATGATATCGGGGATGATGTGGCATCGACGTTCATCGGGATTGCCCGGGCCCAGGAAATCCTTGGCCGTCACGGCATTACACCGAAAGATACCATTGTTCTTTACGACTCCGTGGAACGGGACGGCGGCGCCACGGCATCCTATGTTTTCTGGGTTCTGGATATTCTGGGACATGAAAACAAGAAAATTCTCGTCCAAGGCATTGATGGATGGAGAGATGCCGGGTATGACCTGGTAACCACGCCGGGTGAAACCAAGCCGCTGCTTTATCAGGCGCCTGCAAAAAAGATACAAAAGCACCAGCTGATTACCGGTGATTTTGTGTATCAGCAGCTCGGCGATTTCTGTTACCAGATCATCGATGTGCGCTCACAAGCGGAATATATCGGTGAAAAGGGCACCAAAGGTCTTGACGGCACCCCATTGAAACTGGGGCATATCCCGACAGCCGTCAACATCAACTATCAGGATGCATGGACCGATCTGGACACAAAGGGGATCAAACCCTATGCACAGCTCCAGACCCTTTACGCCGGCCTGGATGCATCCAGGGCCGTGATTGTTTACTGCAATTCAGGAAGACGCAGTTCCTTTTCCTATTTTATACTCCGTCTGATGGGATTTGACCGGGTGTACACTTATGAACCGTCCTGGAAAGAGTGGGGGAATCCGGATAAATTTTTCCCCGTGGAAACCAGGGAAAACACATTGGCAGGCAGCATGCTGCCCACCCCTTCAACAGAAACCCAGACCGTCTCAACCCGGAAATCTGATACAAAAACGTCACAAGACAGATCCGGTTCAGGTAAACCTGCAGGCGGCTATATGTCATGCGGAGGCTGA
- a CDS encoding YeeE/YedE thiosulfate transporter family protein, whose product MGSEIWLGLLSGIAFGFVIQRVGASNADKMARAHLMMESDIPKFMLMAVILSAVGLLGLEAAGVANTRVLPTSLVATGVAGILFGIGWGFCGYCPGTTWAAVGEGRLDAVFALIGGLAGAAFFAHLHEFFIPLLYDPFNVGQITLADWTGSRPAAVVLLVFIFGLCIGAIHFLWKGKNGGQTP is encoded by the coding sequence ATGGGTTCAGAAATATGGCTGGGGTTATTGTCCGGCATTGCCTTTGGATTTGTGATCCAGCGCGTCGGCGCAAGCAATGCAGATAAAATGGCCAGAGCCCATCTGATGATGGAAAGTGATATCCCCAAATTCATGCTCATGGCGGTGATTCTCTCAGCCGTTGGGCTTTTGGGACTTGAAGCCGCGGGTGTGGCCAATACCCGGGTGCTGCCCACCAGTCTGGTGGCCACGGGTGTGGCAGGTATTTTGTTCGGTATCGGCTGGGGATTTTGCGGGTACTGCCCGGGAACCACCTGGGCTGCCGTAGGAGAGGGACGGCTGGATGCTGTGTTTGCCCTTATCGGCGGACTGGCCGGTGCCGCGTTTTTTGCCCATCTGCACGAATTTTTCATTCCATTGCTGTATGATCCCTTCAATGTGGGCCAGATCACCCTTGCGGACTGGACAGGCAGCCGGCCTGCCGCGGTTGTTCTGCTGGTTTTTATATTCGGCCTGTGCATCGGTGCCATCCATTTTTTATGGAAGGGAAAAAATGGCGGCCAGACACCCTAA
- a CDS encoding YeeE/YedE thiosulfate transporter family protein, with product MDKKNTSPIYWPWLPAAFALAGIIVFIFATFGPPASSSGFVSLIKGAVQTVAPGYVENNPHYATMPDTGSWLFAFVLGMAIGGFAAGRTGRIQVRDIPEIWEKRFGNSRIKRFAATFAGGFIILFASRLAGGCTLGLFISGSTQLAVSGLYFGVLIFAVAMVTAHLVYGNTGKEE from the coding sequence ATGGATAAAAAAAACACCTCCCCCATATATTGGCCGTGGCTTCCGGCGGCATTTGCTCTGGCAGGCATCATTGTATTTATTTTTGCGACATTCGGGCCACCGGCCTCTTCCAGCGGTTTTGTCAGCTTAATCAAAGGGGCGGTCCAGACAGTTGCGCCGGGGTATGTTGAAAACAACCCCCATTACGCCACGATGCCGGATACGGGTTCCTGGCTCTTTGCCTTTGTTCTGGGCATGGCCATCGGTGGTTTTGCCGCCGGCCGCACCGGCAGAATACAGGTTCGGGATATCCCGGAAATATGGGAAAAGCGGTTCGGGAACAGCCGGATCAAACGATTTGCAGCCACCTTTGCCGGTGGATTCATCATACTTTTTGCCTCCAGACTGGCAGGCGGCTGTACATTGGGGCTGTTTATTTCCGGATCCACACAGCTGGCTGTCAGCGGGTTGTATTTCGGGGTGCTTATCTTTGCCGTTGCCATGGTCACAGCCCACCTTGTCTACGGCAACACAGGAAAGGAGGAATAA